From a region of the Nitrospira sp. genome:
- a CDS encoding PilZ domain-containing protein has translation MPDLRCPACRASKVRLAARTTLPDALLSGLTIYPFRCQLCGRRFRIFLGCRTSNPRRSFERIDVSFPVWFRHRESAFSSDAAKEGTIDNLSIRGCRIRSTAPIRIGSRLELEFQYSDSSFPVTIDEAIVRSAVDGAIGLRFTRLHRDDERRIRHIVDVWLPETLPSA, from the coding sequence ATGCCTGATTTGCGATGCCCGGCTTGCAGGGCGAGTAAAGTTCGTCTCGCGGCGAGAACCACTCTGCCCGATGCTCTCCTGAGTGGGTTGACGATTTATCCTTTTCGCTGTCAGCTCTGTGGCAGGCGGTTTCGAATATTTCTCGGCTGTCGGACCTCCAATCCGCGTCGAAGCTTTGAGCGCATCGACGTCTCTTTTCCAGTCTGGTTCAGACATCGAGAATCCGCATTCTCCTCTGACGCAGCAAAGGAAGGGACGATCGACAACCTTTCGATACGCGGGTGCCGAATCCGTTCCACCGCTCCGATCAGAATCGGCTCGCGGCTTGAGCTGGAGTTCCAGTATTCCGACAGTTCATTTCCGGTTACGATTGATGAGGCCATTGTGCGGTCCGCAGTCGATGGCGCAATCGGCCTGCGCTTCACCAGGCTCCATCGAGACGATGAGCGGCGCATTCGACACATTGTCGATGTGTGGTTGCCTGAAACCTTACCATCAGCCTAG
- a CDS encoding MBL fold metallo-hydrolase — protein sequence MCRWPLMILVGVCLNLAGCFDKIVEPADVFGNIKQGETYDPASAMIDEWYAVEAIDAQTFAINEPRSSQYNTSHLIIGDTQAIMFDAGSGERPLGSRSMRAIAERYTAKPITLILSHFHYDHIGDAAMFDRTHLIDRPEIRNSVRDDVFTISPWESLDIGKRPLKVAAFIADGDVIDLGGRKLDVLNMPGHTKESILLLDKSRNQVFTGDFVYQHLGGIIAFAPGSDLVAYKTNSDRLLHLANSDTVFFGAHGSPRFSRSWLALLDSELGKIIRGEAEYRYASHYLAPGIPWRVRQHGDLYIYTTPLVDPPLFWSAWTLLILGTVSVLSLSLLYRIIRALILARGKHARRM from the coding sequence ATGTGTCGCTGGCCGCTCATGATCCTGGTGGGGGTGTGCCTCAACCTTGCAGGGTGTTTTGACAAGATTGTCGAACCAGCAGACGTATTCGGCAACATTAAACAAGGAGAGACCTACGACCCGGCTTCGGCAATGATTGATGAATGGTATGCAGTCGAAGCGATCGATGCCCAGACTTTTGCTATCAATGAGCCAAGATCTTCTCAGTACAACACGTCCCACCTCATCATCGGTGATACCCAGGCCATCATGTTCGATGCAGGCAGCGGCGAACGTCCTCTCGGTTCGCGATCCATGCGCGCAATAGCAGAGCGCTACACAGCCAAACCCATCACGCTCATCCTCTCACACTTTCATTATGACCATATCGGTGATGCGGCAATGTTTGACCGTACCCACCTCATAGACCGTCCGGAAATCCGCAACAGTGTCAGGGATGATGTCTTTACGATCAGCCCCTGGGAATCGCTGGACATTGGAAAACGACCGCTCAAGGTTGCCGCCTTTATCGCCGATGGCGATGTGATCGATCTGGGAGGCCGCAAACTCGACGTGCTCAACATGCCTGGGCATACCAAGGAATCAATACTCCTGCTCGACAAAAGCCGCAATCAGGTCTTCACCGGCGATTTCGTCTATCAGCATCTCGGCGGCATCATTGCCTTTGCGCCGGGATCTGATCTGGTGGCGTATAAGACAAACAGCGATCGGCTGCTACACCTCGCCAATTCCGACACGGTCTTTTTCGGCGCACATGGTTCCCCGCGGTTCAGTCGCAGCTGGCTAGCGTTGCTGGATAGCGAACTTGGCAAGATCATCAGAGGTGAAGCGGAATATCGATATGCAAGCCATTATCTTGCCCCCGGCATCCCGTGGCGGGTACGCCAGCATGGAGACCTCTATATCTATACCACGCCCCTGGTTGACCCGCCGCTCTTCTGGTCCGCATGGACGCTGCTGATATTGGGGACTGTGAGCGTACTGTCGCTGTCTCTGCTCTACCGGATTATCCGAGCTTTGATTCTTGCTCGAGGGAAGCACGCGAGAAGAATGTAA
- a CDS encoding ABC transporter permease translates to MFKMAWRETRAAWRHFLYFLVCIAIGVGALTGVSLFGTQVEQTVTKEARGLLGGDLEIRLSRQISPNGQAILDSLSARGISRTHVSELVAMAAPAEPSTSGHLTQIVELKAVEPEYPLYGSLRVEPNSNLAELLHQQARGCPGRTCFGVVVQESLLIRMALAVGDRLKIGQGQFVITGVVRTEPDRMANAFSLGPRVLMSREGLYAAELIKVGSRIRERYLLKVPGNMAPEPLLYELRTRLTPESARVSTYRDAQPQLKQSLEQLTRYLGLIGLTALFVGGLGVATSVHAFVREKLNTIAVLKTVGADSPTIIGTYGLQAMILGLVGSLVGLIIGVLLHQGLPWMIAALVASDLLDQLGFTKGAMNLSLAPLAKGLALGILSTLLFTLWPLLTIREVKPARIFRRDVAPLAPARKQGRFRWWTAWHDLDPIKGIVSSGIGLGLALLSVWQAGSWKVGLLFILAFGAAVLLLAASARAVLAAAKKWPRPERLVLRQALGNVMRPGSQAVGITIAIGIGVMVVTTVSLVERSLLVQVGENRPTDSPTFFFIDIQPDQTDEFLRLLHQQAGDSTPRLTPLVRSRLAALKGEPVKLEATSEAEEQREKAAEKEERRKKWYLTREYVLTFLQELPKDNKVIQGEWWKPGQVFTKPLISIEEEAAKQLGLTVGDTMELDIQGASITGEISSIRRVEWGNFSTNFYMIVSPGALDGAPHTYVATARVAPSEEVPLQQAVVASFPNVTAINIGDILDSFARVLDRLSLAIRAVALFCVLSGAVVMAAALAATRYRRLYESVILKALGATRGVIARSFAVEYALLGALGGFLGSALASALSWAVLETVFELSWNLQPAVLAMGVIATITLTVSVGFLSTYRILGQPPLAVLRHE, encoded by the coding sequence ATGTTCAAGATGGCATGGCGAGAGACACGCGCGGCGTGGCGACATTTTCTGTATTTTTTGGTCTGTATCGCCATCGGCGTCGGCGCATTGACGGGCGTCTCCCTCTTCGGTACGCAAGTGGAGCAAACCGTCACCAAAGAAGCGCGAGGCTTGCTGGGAGGCGACCTGGAGATCCGGTTATCGCGGCAGATCAGTCCGAACGGTCAGGCAATCTTAGACTCACTAAGCGCTCGTGGAATCTCGCGCACGCATGTCAGCGAACTGGTCGCAATGGCGGCGCCGGCAGAACCTTCTACCAGTGGCCATCTGACACAGATCGTCGAGCTCAAGGCCGTCGAACCTGAGTACCCGCTGTATGGCTCGCTGCGAGTGGAGCCCAACAGCAACTTAGCGGAACTCCTTCACCAACAAGCTCGAGGCTGCCCTGGGCGCACCTGTTTCGGAGTCGTGGTGCAGGAGTCGCTTTTAATCAGAATGGCGTTGGCCGTCGGCGACCGGCTCAAGATCGGTCAAGGTCAGTTCGTCATCACCGGTGTGGTCAGGACGGAACCCGATCGCATGGCCAATGCGTTCAGCCTCGGTCCCCGCGTCCTGATGTCGCGAGAGGGGCTTTATGCGGCTGAGCTGATCAAAGTAGGCAGCAGGATCCGTGAGCGCTATCTCTTGAAAGTCCCTGGCAACATGGCGCCGGAGCCTCTGCTCTATGAATTAAGGACACGCCTGACACCTGAATCTGCCCGTGTCTCGACATACCGGGACGCCCAACCACAATTGAAGCAGTCGCTGGAACAACTGACCCGGTACTTGGGCCTGATCGGATTGACGGCGCTGTTTGTGGGCGGTCTGGGAGTCGCAACCTCGGTTCATGCCTTTGTGCGAGAAAAGCTCAATACGATCGCTGTGCTGAAGACAGTCGGCGCGGATTCTCCAACCATCATCGGAACCTATGGACTGCAGGCGATGATCCTTGGGCTGGTCGGAAGTCTCGTCGGCCTCATCATCGGCGTCCTCCTCCATCAGGGACTTCCTTGGATGATTGCGGCTCTAGTGGCGTCGGATCTTCTAGACCAGTTGGGATTCACGAAAGGCGCGATGAACCTTTCCCTCGCGCCTCTCGCGAAGGGTCTGGCATTGGGCATACTGTCCACGCTGCTGTTCACCCTGTGGCCGCTGCTGACGATCCGTGAAGTCAAACCGGCTCGGATCTTTCGCCGTGATGTCGCTCCGCTCGCCCCGGCTCGAAAGCAGGGGAGATTCCGGTGGTGGACGGCCTGGCATGACCTTGACCCCATCAAAGGGATCGTATCGAGCGGGATCGGCCTGGGGTTGGCTCTCTTATCGGTGTGGCAAGCAGGGTCGTGGAAAGTCGGCCTGCTGTTCATTCTGGCGTTTGGAGCGGCGGTTCTGCTGTTGGCGGCATCAGCCCGTGCTGTCCTGGCGGCGGCCAAGAAATGGCCTCGTCCCGAGCGTCTCGTCCTTCGCCAAGCACTGGGAAATGTGATGCGCCCGGGAAGCCAGGCGGTGGGCATCACGATCGCGATTGGAATCGGAGTGATGGTCGTGACGACCGTGTCGCTCGTTGAACGGTCGTTACTCGTGCAGGTGGGCGAGAATCGGCCGACTGATTCGCCGACGTTTTTCTTCATCGATATTCAGCCGGATCAGACCGATGAGTTTCTGCGTCTCTTACATCAACAAGCCGGCGACTCGACCCCTCGGTTGACACCGTTGGTGCGCTCGCGCCTTGCTGCCCTTAAGGGGGAACCGGTCAAACTTGAGGCCACATCGGAGGCAGAAGAGCAACGTGAGAAGGCCGCCGAGAAGGAAGAGCGGCGAAAAAAGTGGTATCTGACACGAGAGTATGTCCTCACGTTCCTCCAGGAGCTCCCCAAAGACAACAAGGTGATTCAGGGCGAATGGTGGAAACCGGGACAAGTCTTCACCAAGCCTCTGATCTCGATCGAAGAAGAGGCTGCGAAGCAACTCGGTCTGACAGTCGGAGATACGATGGAGCTTGACATCCAAGGCGCCTCCATCACCGGAGAGATCAGCAGTATTCGCCGAGTGGAATGGGGAAACTTCTCCACCAACTTCTACATGATTGTTTCCCCGGGTGCCCTCGACGGGGCTCCTCACACCTACGTGGCGACCGCTCGAGTCGCTCCATCCGAGGAAGTACCCCTCCAGCAAGCAGTGGTGGCCTCATTCCCGAATGTGACGGCCATCAACATCGGAGATATCCTCGACAGCTTTGCGCGGGTGCTCGATCGACTGTCTCTCGCCATCCGTGCCGTGGCGCTGTTCTGTGTCCTATCGGGAGCTGTGGTGATGGCAGCGGCCTTGGCAGCGACGCGTTATCGCCGTCTGTATGAATCAGTGATTCTCAAAGCCCTTGGAGCCACACGCGGAGTGATCGCCCGCTCGTTTGCGGTCGAGTATGCCTTGCTTGGAGCCTTGGGCGGGTTTCTCGGCAGCGCGCTGGCCAGTGCATTGTCGTGGGCGGTCCTTGAGACCGTGTTTGAGTTATCGTGGAATCTTCAGCCAGCCGTGCTGGCCATGGGCGTGATCGCGACGATCACCCTCACGGTGTCGGTCGGTTTTCTCAGCACCTATCGCATTCTCGGCCAGCCCCCGTTGGCAGTGCTGCGACATGAGTAA